A window of Gloeothece verrucosa PCC 7822 genomic DNA:
AAAAAAATTTCTCAGAAAGGACAGTAAGAAAGTGGGTTAAAAAATTTCGTGAAGCTGATGTTGAGTTAGGTTGCGGATACGTAGGTTTATTACCTTTAACAAAAAAACGAGGAAATCGCTTACCCAAAGCCAATAATCAAGCACTTTCATTACTCGATAGTTTTATCGCACAACATTTTGAAACTTCTCGACAAGCTCCTGCGGCATCAGTGTATCGAGCTTACCAGAGAGCTTGTTCGACGGCTCAAATTACTGCCCTTAGTCGCACCACATTCTACAAACGAATAAAAGAGCGCGGATCTCCCGAACATCTAAGAAAGCGATACGGGGCTAAAGTAGCTTATCAGGTAAGTCCTTGGTATTGGGAACTAAATGCTTCTACCCCACGCCACGGAGACCGGCCACTGAGTGTAGCTCATCTGGACCATACTCAGCTAGATATTGAATTACGTTCTTCTACTACAGGCAGACTGTTAGGGCGACCTTGGTTGACTCTGCTGACTGACGCTTACAGTCGTCGCATTCTAGCCATTTATCTAACCTTTGACTCTCCATCTTATCGTTCCTGTATGATGGTTTTACGTATTTGTGTAGGGCGAACAGGGCGCTTTCCTGAGTCATTAGTCGTCGATGGGGGCAAAGAATTCCACAGTGTTTATTTTGATAGCTTACTGGCAAGGTATCACTGCCTAAAAAAAACTCGTCCCGCTCATCAACCTCGCTTTGGAAGCGTTATCGAGCGACTGTTTGATACAACGAATACTCAGTTTGTCTATAATCTATTAGGAAACACTCAAGCATCCAAACAGCCTCGAACCCTCACCAAAGATATTAATCCAAAACAACAAGCGGTTTGGACTTTAAGTGATTTGTACACTTATCTCCAACAGTGGGAGGGGCGAGCTTTATGACACAACTGAGCATCCGGCTCTTTGTGTGACACCCCGAATTGCTTATGAACAGGGGTTAATCTTAACAGGAGAGCGAGAACATCGACATATTGCCTATGATGAAAACTTTATCTTAGCTACTTATCCCACGACCTCTAAATCCACAGCTAAAATTCAAGCCGGTCGCGGAATTAAACTGCATTATCTCTACTATTGGAGTGAGGCTTTTCGTAACCCGGAAATTGAAGGAACTTCTGTGCCAGTCCGTTATGACCCCTTTGATGTTAGTGTCGCTTATGCTTATGTCCAAGGACGTTGGGTCAAGTGCATTTCTCAATACTACAGCATTTTTGAAGGGCGAACTGAAAAAGAACTTGTTTTAGCGGCACAAGAAATGAAGCAACAGGCAAAACTCACCAATAGAAAAATTGTTATTTCTGCGCTTCGTCTAGCCGATTTTCTGCATAGTGTGCAAAAACATGAAGCTTTGCTACTACAACGTTTGCGAGATCTTGAAGGGAAAAATGTTCTTAACGCGCTCGCTCTTGAGCCTACAACAAAATCCTCTGTTAGGCTAACATCAACCCAAATTTTCCCATTATCATCATACGATTCACCAATTACTTTCTCCGAGGTAAAAACCCAATCAATTCCCCCAAAAGTTGAGCTTTCTTCTTTGCCTATATTTGAGGAGTATCGCTAATGGATGAGGAACTATTGGTTAGTAATAGTTTAGCACGCCAAAAGCTCAGTCAATTTAAGGAATATGCGGTATTACATCCTCATTTAAACAAAATTGATCAAGCTTTGATGCGTGCTATTGTCGAGCCAGCCGGCTTTGCTCATGTATTAGTGTACGGACCTAGCGGCGTGGGAAAAACGACAATGATTAATCGTCTTGGAGCAAGGCTAATTTTCATGAAGGTGAAGATACCTTAAGACTACAGCGTATACAAGAGAATGCTCTTACTTTGGCGATAGGGTGAGCGAATGGCTATAGATGCAGTAGAAGGAGAACAAAAATTAACTTATTCGGCAAGTCGCCAAGAACATTTATCAAGATTATTAAAAATGGAAGGAGCTTTGAGAAACATAAAGAATAACGAACAATCTTCTCTACCCGACAGCACATCAAAAATTCCTTCTCCGGAAACGACTTTAACAACTTCTCCCGATGCTCCTCAAACTAATTCTTCGTCAACTCAAAAGAAAAGTCGCAAACGTACTCCAACTGCTTCTTCTACATCTTCAGTTGATAAGGGTAATACAACAGTTGCTTCATCAGCACCAACTGTTAAAAAAGGAAGAAAAAAAGCGACCTCAGTCAAAAACGATGAAATTATCCCTCCTCCTTGTAATAATGAAACTAGAGGAGAAGAGAGCGTAAAAGTAGAAGACCTTGATACAATTGATGCCACATCAACACAGAAAAAGACAAAGCGAAGAGTGGGAGCGCGTAAACCCAAACGCGACCATGTTGGTTCCGAACCCGAAAAAGCGTGAACCTGTATCACTTCGCCCCAGAACCGAGAAACAAGCAGGAGAAGAGCGCTCCTCAGTCAGAAGGAGTAAGCTAGTACATTGATAGTACCCCTAATTTTGTTAACTATAAAAAGACCAATTTGGCCTTTTTATGGTGAAAGTCTCACACACTTTAGTAAGCTGTTGTGCATTAACGCCATTTTCCCTAAGTAAGCAGTTGTTCAGTCCAAGTCGGGCCTTGGGAGCGCGGTCCTTGTGATGTCCAAATCAGCTTATCTAGGCACATTCGCCGCTTTGTCATCTTTGTGTCCCAAGCATGATAAACAATATACTCACTACGATCATCAACCCCCAAAATTATTGAATTATGGCCAGGACCTAAAACACGCTCATTAACAGAACGTAAAACCCTCGGTCCGTTTTCGTTGCCTACGTCTGAGTAAGGCCCCATCACCAGTTCAGCCACAGCGTAATCTACACCATAAAGATCACTTTCCCAGCGTCCTCCGCTATAGAAACAGTAGTATCGCCCAGAATGTTTGCGAACATAAGGCCCTTCAAGAGTATGCCAATCGAATAACTTACCATACATTAAGCGATCTTTTAAAAATCTTTGCCAATCCGAACGCGCTCGTAGAACAACTTTTCCCTCTCCAGATAGAGTTGTCATATCTTGAAGCTTATCTACAAACAGCGCCGTACCGGCACGAACTTCATCCTCAGTATCTAAAAAATCACGAGCGTAAAACAAATACCATTGCCCATCATCATCGCAAAATGGGTGAGGATCGATAGCAAACGGACAAGATTGAGGATCACTTAGCGATTTTCCCACATCACGATAGGGGCCGCTAGGAGTGACACTTTCGGCAACGCGCAACTGATGATTTTTATCCCCATGCCCTACTGAATAATAAAGATAAAATTTGCCGTTGTTATAAGCCACTTCAGGGGCCCAAAAGTTATCACCCAAATGCGAATCAGGCCGTACTAAAGCATTATCCATCCGTTCCCAGTCAACAAGATTATCTGAGCGCAACAAAGGAAATACTAACGATTGAGTCTGTGGGTGATCAATATCTCCTGCCGCTTCAGCCGCTCCTGTGCCGATGGCATAATAAACCCCAAAGTATTTCCAAATAAAGGGATCTGCTAAATAGCCTTCGTACACTGGATTAGTATAAGTCAGGGGAACGGCAGAAAAATTAGATGTGAGATTGTTATCAGACATAGTAATTTTTTGAGTGACAACGGTCTTTGTCGAGGTACTTATCTGTTTAATACTTAAAATTTATATAGGTTTCAGCTTTATTGATGTCTAACTGCTCAATAACCTGACAACGTAGCATTTGTTGTGTTTGTGCTGGCAAACTTTGATAATAATCTTGCGAGAGGGTTAAATCTACTTTTGGCGTGTGTAACCAGTGAATAACATAACCCATGACGATCATTGGTCTTGGAGTCGCCGTCAAATTCGGAGAACCTCGGTGTAAGGCAAAAGGATTTCGCACGATAATGTCACCGGGTTTTAGGTAAAAAGATTCCATTGGGATTTCCCCGCTTGCAATTTTAGCTAACCCTTCGGCACGAGATAGAAGATGTGTCCCCCGCGCCATTTGGAACGGTCCATTATCTGGGGTTACTTCAACCAAAGGAAAATTAATTGCTAAAGCGTAAGCCGGAGTAAATATTTGTTCCGAAAATAAAGGGCGGAAATCTCGGTGAATTTCTTGATAATCAGAACCTTGTACAGGTATATCACAGCCGAGTTGAACCATTACATATTCCTGCCAAAATACGCGGTTTAAAATTTCCAAAACCACTCTATTAGCAAAAACTTCCTCATTAGCAAATGGGGCTATCCAAGGTAAAGTTAAATAATAGCGAGCTTTTTCACGAGGGGCTAGTCCCCCTGGTCGCTTTTGACGCTCTTGAAATAACTTTTCAAAAGCTTGTTGCCACTCTTCAATTAACTCTTGATTAAAAACATTAGGGATGACACAAATTCCATCTTGTTTAATAGCTAAAGCGAATTTATCTAAATCTGTCTCTGTATAGTTAACTTGATTGATTGTTTTTGCCATTTTTTCTCTTTTTAATGAAAATTTCCCCAATTGATTGTCAGTTTTGAAAAGCTGATTGAGCCGCTAATTGACTTCAATTGAAGTTTAAGGTGATACTTGAATTCTAGCAAAACGGCTCTTTTCGCATCGTGGGAGAAAATGTTCATTTATATAGAAAATATAGTTAATCGCTTTGATAATTACAATTTTCCTGAATCTCACTGTTAACTTTATTGGGAGTCCGCCTACTTATTGACTCGCTTTGGTTGTGGCTGGTTCTCTTCAGTTAGCCGCTTTAACTGTCTGTCAAGTGCCTAAATCTTATTTGGTTATGCTATTGCTCTGTTCATCTGTTTCTGTTCGGTGCTGTTGAGTTTATGGAAGTTTTAGAATGGAGTTGGATGAGCGAATGAGGATGATCTTAACTTAGATTTTATGGTTTAATAAGTCGCAGCAAATAGATTGTTAGACCAGCGATAATAAAGGCAACCATTTATTGGAGACTAAGGGAGGCAAAAAAATGTCCACTTCAAATATTGTCAAAGGCAGTTGCTTATGCAAAGCGGTGAGCCTGTCAACAACCAGCTTGAATCATCAAATAGCGGCGTGTCATTGTAATATGTGCCGTAAATGGGGTGGTGGTGCGTTGTTAGCGGTTGAGTGTGGTAGTGACGTGAGTTTCTCTGGTGAAGACAACATCGGAATTTATCAATCATCTCAATGGGCAGAACGAGGTTTTTGTACAAACTGTGGTACTCATCTATTTTATCGCTTGAAACAAAACCACCAGTATTATATTCCAGTGGGAATTCTTGATAATGT
This region includes:
- a CDS encoding Mu transposase C-terminal domain-containing protein; this encodes MTPRIAYEQGLILTGEREHRHIAYDENFILATYPTTSKSTAKIQAGRGIKLHYLYYWSEAFRNPEIEGTSVPVRYDPFDVSVAYAYVQGRWVKCISQYYSIFEGRTEKELVLAAQEMKQQAKLTNRKIVISALRLADFLHSVQKHEALLLQRLRDLEGKNVLNALALEPTTKSSVRLTSTQIFPLSSYDSPITFSEVKTQSIPPKVELSSLPIFEEYR
- a CDS encoding glycoside hydrolase family 43 protein; translation: MSDNNLTSNFSAVPLTYTNPVYEGYLADPFIWKYFGVYYAIGTGAAEAAGDIDHPQTQSLVFPLLRSDNLVDWERMDNALVRPDSHLGDNFWAPEVAYNNGKFYLYYSVGHGDKNHQLRVAESVTPSGPYRDVGKSLSDPQSCPFAIDPHPFCDDDGQWYLFYARDFLDTEDEVRAGTALFVDKLQDMTTLSGEGKVVLRARSDWQRFLKDRLMYGKLFDWHTLEGPYVRKHSGRYYCFYSGGRWESDLYGVDYAVAELVMGPYSDVGNENGPRVLRSVNERVLGPGHNSIILGVDDRSEYIVYHAWDTKMTKRRMCLDKLIWTSQGPRSQGPTWTEQLLT
- a CDS encoding phytanoyl-CoA dioxygenase family protein, translating into MAKTINQVNYTETDLDKFALAIKQDGICVIPNVFNQELIEEWQQAFEKLFQERQKRPGGLAPREKARYYLTLPWIAPFANEEVFANRVVLEILNRVFWQEYVMVQLGCDIPVQGSDYQEIHRDFRPLFSEQIFTPAYALAINFPLVEVTPDNGPFQMARGTHLLSRAEGLAKIASGEIPMESFYLKPGDIIVRNPFALHRGSPNLTATPRPMIVMGYVIHWLHTPKVDLTLSQDYYQSLPAQTQQMLRCQVIEQLDINKAETYINFKY
- a CDS encoding GFA family protein, whose translation is MSTSNIVKGSCLCKAVSLSTTSLNHQIAACHCNMCRKWGGGALLAVECGSDVSFSGEDNIGIYQSSQWAERGFCTNCGTHLFYRLKQNHQYYIPVGILDNVEGLVLEHQVFIDEKPEYYSFANETKNMTGAELFAQFAPPDERQ